In Vulpes lagopus strain Blue_001 chromosome 15, ASM1834538v1, whole genome shotgun sequence, the sequence tatTCCACTTCTATTAAAGCAACACCTGGGCATATGCTcatgttaataaattttaaaatacatattggtACACATTTCTTTGATGGAGAGACAAATACGtgttaaaaaagtaattttaaaagagtaatttAATGAATGTGTGAGTAAATCATTCATATAATTCACTTAATATCCAACTTGGTTCCCTTGAGGTCTTTGCAAAACTTCATAGGAAATGGAGCCAAACCTCTAGGATAGTGACATCATTAAGTTCtattaaaatatctcatttctgATCTATATCCAGGTATCTatctacatgcacacacacatgttcacatatcaatatatatatatatacacacacatgcattcacaTGTATATACAGATACATGTTTAGATATTTGTCAATTATCATTTGGGCTCCCTGGAGGTTAGCTTGATTCCAATACTAAGTGTGTCTCTGAAGCTTTGAAATGTTCCCTTAGGATATTTGGGGTATATAACATTCATTTTCCTTCAGGCTCAAGTCAATAGTCATCGtatcaagaagttaaaaacttgCCCATAGACTGATGTGGTTAAGACTGTaaagtgtttattaaataaaataatataatttatttgaatattttttctgtaatttgatATCCAGGGCtttttgatttaataaaaatactgcAATAATGTAATTGTTTGTAAATCATATAAGACActctattatttaaaacaaatagaaggggatccctgggtggctcagcagtttagcacctgccttcggcctagggcatgattctggagtccggggatcgagtcccacatcgggctccctgcatggagcctgcttctccctctgcctgtgtctctgcctctctctctctctgtgtgtgtgtgtgtgtgtgtgtgtcatgaataaataaatctttaaaaaaataaaataaaataaaataaaacaaatagttttCGTTCTATCATGCCAAGGACAAGTTTATCTTCAGAACATCTTTACtaattttattgaagaaatggATTTGTCAATGACATTTAAATGTATAAGTGCTGTATAGCTAAAGATattgactttgattttttttatttctaacctTATTAGcctcagttttgatttttttaaattattctttcccTTTGGACCTCATTGAAGCTTCCTTTTTGAACtaatacgattttttttttttgagaccaaGGAAGAAAACATTATTGGCATAGAAGAAAAACTAAGATGGTGTGGTATTGCAGATATCACAACAGAAAGATTCTGGGGCAGATATGGTTAATAATACAGCATGCTGTACTGAAATCTAGTTAGAAAAGACTACCAGTGGCTTTGATGGCAGGTGGTTCACTGGAAACTTTAGCTTGTGATTGAAGTCAGATTATAATGTAGAAAGGAATAGGAgtcaagaaagcaaaaaataattagttccaaaaatattttccagaaacttgcataaaaaaataactaaggtCAAGGGAAATTTTTCTATTGGTCAATGTACCAATACATTCAAACaagttatagaaataaataaaagaagtgacTGGTGGTCTGAGCTCTCTTGAGCATATTTTGAGAAGCTTGCTTAATCAGAAAAAGGAATTAGTAATAAATGTGTACAGTAGTAAAGGAGGAAACAATGCTTATAGATGTCAAAGTTAATGTGAGGATTAGAATTTGAGGTAGTTTACTTCTAATtgttatcatttttctttatggaatATAAATAACTGGACTAAGGCAACCATGAAGGGCAAAGGGTgcataagaaaactgaaaatggtAAGCACATTTTCAAACTATGCAACAGGTAAAAGCATAGCCACGTAGAAATAGGCTCTTACTTAATATCCAAAATTGTGAGCAAACTATACTTGCAATATGCATGTCTATATACTTTCTTTGGAACTGCTCCACACTCTGAGGATAGGAAGTTAAAACACAGAGTACAGAAGTGTCCCAGAGTGGGGTATAGGGTTTATAAGCTGGCAAGATTATAAACTTGAAGTATAAAATTGAAAGTCAGCTGATGAACTATGGTGTTTAGAACtgtataaaattcttaaaaaatgattaagaatatCTCAATTTGAGGAttagaatgaaaaattaattaaattagtaTCACCCATGCACTGATAATCCTCCTATAGAATAACataatgattttctttcctttgaaaaacaTATTCAGCATACTTTATTgaattctaatatttaaaactatCTCTATGTGAAGTATCACGGTCAAAATATTCATATTCTTGggaaaggaagttttaaaaagctaGTCCTTTAGTGTTCAGCTCTCAGGACTGATACTCTCCAAAGGAGCAAGAGCCTATGAATTTCCAGCAGGGCCTTTTACATCTCCTCTACTTGGCATTGTGGAtggttctctttcttcttttctaaataaatggatgaatgaatgaatggttagGACTTGCTCATCTGATTGGTTCACGTAAGTGACTGTTCTTTGTGTGTTTAGTGATAGAAGTCAATGACCTCTGGGAGGACCTTGTAATAAGGTATTTGGACATTGCTTTTCAAGGAATAATATCCTAGTCATTGAAATTAAGTTGGCTCCCTAGAGGGTGGAGACAATAATATATCTGTAGAATGAATATTCCAAACTTAGAAATGAAGAGCTATTCCTGACCTATCCTATGCTCTCATCCATAGATGTCTTATTATTCTGTGCCAGAGGATTCTAGGTTTCAAATTCTTGCTCTCCAATTTGCTAATATTGTAGGTATTGGTGAGTCCTTCTCTTCTTTTGGCTTCAAGAGCTAATGGAGAAAATATAAGATTTATGCAAAAGCATGTAAGTCCCTGACAGTTCTATTTTCTTTAACTGTGGCTGTATGCCCCATATTCTGGTCCTTGCAGATGGGACACATCAGCTCTAGTGTGAAGTATGTAGTTAGAAATCCATGTCTGCTGTATAAGGAGAAGGCCAGAAAATGAGAGAAGTCCTATGATTATCAGAGGCTCTTCTAATATAAGTTGGAAGAACCTCAATAAGTTATACTTCCCTGGATGGAAGTTAAGGATGCTGAACTAATTTGACCTCCTCTGTGATTTATTATTCTTGGGAGTGGTCTAGGAGGTACTGTGAAGGACATTGGTACCTGACTAAGACCTCTTTTCAGTCCCAAATACTGAATATTGTTTAATATTGAGAATCTTTTTTGGACTAAGTCCCTTCTGTACTTCTGGATCACTCTGGTACTTTGAACCCAGTTCCCTGCGCCCTGTGAAACACCCTGATAACCCTTTCCCGGATTTCTTTGGTTTTAACTCCATATACCATAGGGTTAAGAGCAGGTGGGAAGAGCAGATAAACATTGGCCAAAAGAATGTGAATATGAAGTGGAACATGGTGGCCAAAGCGATGGgtaaaaaaggagaagagggcTGGTGTATAAGAGATTAGGATGACACAGACATGAGAACCACAGGTCCCCAAGGCCTTGGACCGAGCTTCATGGGATGAAAGACGGAGGACAGCCCGTGCAATAAAGACATAGGAAAGACCAATGCAGAATAAGTCAACCCCTATGACCAACAGTGCTGCTGTCAGCCCATACACACGGTTAGGCCTGGTATCTCCACATGCTAGCTTCACAACAGCCATGTGCTCACAGTATGTGTGGGGGATCACATGGCTTTGGCAGAAGCTCAAACGCCCAATGAGGAAGGGACATGGGagcatgagcatggagccccGCACCATAGCTACCACTCCAATGCGGGCAATGATGGTGTCCGTGAGGATAGTAGCATAACGGAGTGGGTGACAAATGGCCACATAGCGATCAAAGGCCATGGCCAGAAGCACAGTAGACTCCATCATGCAGAAGGCATGAATGAAGAACATCTGTgccaggcaggcagaggcagagatgtgTCCAGCTCCACACCAGAGGATGGCCAATAGCTTGGGAACTGTGGAGAAGGAGGCAGCCAAGTCGATGGTAGAGAGCATGCAGAGGAATAAATATACAGGCTTGTGCAGGGCTGGTTCAGTGGCAACAACAACCAGGATGGTAATGTTGCCCACAATTGTGGCTGTGCCCAGGCAGCACACGGGGAGTGAGAGCCACAGGTGAAATTGTTCCAGACCTGGGATACCCaggaggagaaaaacagaagggtCCAGATTAGTGTGATTAGGAGACTGGACAAAAGCTCTAGGCATCTTCTCTAGTCAGAAACCACCACACAGTATCACATCACCTGGAAAGACAAACACAGAAGAGAGATATGAATGAGCCTTGACTGACACTTACTAGCTATATAATGTTAGATAAGTGTTATCAACTATAAATGGGAAAACTAAAAGTAATGTCCCCCAGAGTTGTTAAGAGAATTGCATTGGTTAATATTTGTACAGAGCTTTGAGTAGTACTTGGTACATAATACTTgtcagataaaataaatgaatctgaaaAAATGATTCAACCAAGCATCTGAAGAAATTAGAATTGTCTTCCAGCTAAAATCTTTTGTTGTCAAAGAAAGATAGGAACTTCGTTCATTCTTCCCAggaatataacacacacacacacacacacacacacacacacacacacacacactcgtacTCTTTTCTGAAGTACTGGTAGAGATACGATGGGACTTGTATCAGTCCAGACTGACTTTGTGTCATACCAGAACACAAACTGTTAATGCAGTTCACTGGATGGAGTtggatatttttcttgcttttcaacTTAGAATGGATTATGGTTTGGGACCCAGTGCTTGGAaactatttctgattttattattatcatagtTGTTTCTACTCTTTCCACTAACCAAGagaaatttttacatatttctgaTCAAGCTACATTTGCAATTTTATAGGATGCTCCACCCACCCTCACATGCCTAGTTTTCACTTCCCAAGATGTTCAAGTTAACCCTTCTTGGACTTCATCCAATTCctgaaataaaaacttccaaCCTTTTACAGTCCACTCTTGGGTTAATCCTTCATTCACATTCTACCTGTGTTTCGTGATGATTTCAAAGAAAGGATGTAGCCAAATTCTCAATTTCATTCTTCCACAATGTCAAGCAGTGATTTTGTAACTAATTTGACTTGTGTCTGAATGGCAATGTCTCATCTCTTGTTGAGGAACAATCTTATACTACTCTCCATTATCCCACCTTTCCCATACCTCCCCTCCCCAGGAGGACGCAGCCTATAGTGGGGAGTACTTAAGCTCCAAGGAACTATGCAGAACATGTGAAACCATGATGGTAATgagatagaaacaaaaatatagtcATTAAGATAAAAGCTGAAAAATCACTTTAACTAGAGTTTTCAAAGTAAGAATGAGAACTTTACTCCCCAGAAATCTGTTCTATGTAtacaacaacaaacatttaatatGAACCTCCTCTTTAATGAGCCCTATTCTAGAAACTGGATAACCAGTACTGAAATAATCAGTACAAAAAAAGCCACTCATTCTAAGAAATTTGAGGAGTTACAAAATAGCTACCAATGGGGGAATCAACTCTTTGTTATAACTTTTTCTTGCTCCTTTTGTGTATATGTCAGATGAGAAGTAAACTTTCCTCTTCCCTAATGGACAGATACTATGTGTGTATAATCACTAGAGAAAAAATCAGAGAAGCTTCTCTGTCTTCTGCAGGGAAGATCCTTCATGATCATTTAGGTGgatttaagacacacacacacacacacacacacacacacagatagagagagagaaagagagagagagagagagagagagagagagagagagactcaccAGATAACCCAAACTTTTGGTAAACAAAATCAACtatttgttttcagaaataaggACTAATAGAAGGAGAAGATGTTGGTGACAAATGCTATGCTAATCACAGCTCAGGGACAATAAACCAAATAACCTCCACAGTAGACAGCCAATTGTGGCTTTACCAGCAGATACATACAGTATTATTGGTCACAGGGCTCTGTGAGCTTATGTCTAGGAGGGCAAAGATAGCAAAGATCTAAATTTCTGATCAATTTGACCAAGAGTCTTATCTTCTCTAAGGAAAAACATAACAAGGTAAAAGTTTAATCttgtctaaaaatataaaaaaattaaaatatgattattattGAAGTGATTTGAGCTTACTTTAGATCTCCACCTATTATTAAGGCAAGAGTACACTCAGATTGCATGCTTGCCTTGACATATTCTTTCAAGAGGCAGGATATTCTGGAAGCATAGGACCTGGGAGTTTTTAAAGCATAAAGTGCAGTGGTTAAAAGAAAGTATAGAAATTGGAATCCATggaactgggaaaaaatatttgtatttacaaCTCTTACTGCCAGTGCTGCCTTGTACAAATCAATCCTCCTATAAGatcctatagtttttttttggactatttttttttaatatataatagtaGTAATAGTTTGTAAAGTTGTTGAAAAACTTTCAAAGTACCTAGTACAGTTTGTGGCCCAGAGAAGGTTATCAATAAATGTCATTTACTACTTAATTGCCTTTAAGACAAAAGTGATCTCATATATAATACAGAATCCTCACTCATTTTCCTAAACCATCTGAAATCTAGTCTTAGCATGAACATTTTTGTAATGAGAATTGTTCAGTTGTAGAGAAAGCTTGCTGATAAAATAAgtgttctttataattttttctgtatGCTCTCAGGTTACATTGCAAACATTAGGAGATTGGAAAACAACCTCCTTGGCCATTTTCAGCTAACCTGGATGTACTCAGCTCTGCTTGCTATGACACAGATTTGCTTGATGAGCTAAAGTGGGTCTCTGCTCAGCTGAGTGACTCAACATAAATAATGGAGCTGGAGTCAGAGGTACAAGCAGCAAAGCCCTGCTGACTATACCACCCAACCACTTAGTTTTTGCCAGACATTTCTACAGTTTTTAATTGTCTCACAAATTCACTCATTTATAGCCAGGACACTTCACTTGATGATTCTTCAGTGAGGTTCCTTTCTGTGTTTTAAGTCTCAGATCCTATGCTATATGACATTTTTCTTGCAGAAGCTGGACTGAGAgactccccttttttttttttttgctttttaattgctttattaaCTTTACAATTTTCCATGCAATTGGGTGACTCTACTGTTGACCAAAAGTTAGACCAGGTGCCAAGGCAATCTCCATTTGGAATCTGGTAACACAGAACCCACCTGACACATGGAAATTACATAAGGTTCACAGCAAAGTGATCAGTAAAGGtatatcaggaaaatgcaaggaaaaaaacaatgtgaATCACAGTTCAAGTTCACCACCACCCCATCCAATTCACAAGAATGACTTTGTAGTCTCACAGCATCTCTTGTATAAAATAGTTTATGAGGTTGATAAACATGTTCACACTTCAGTGTGAACCTGCCCCTCTGACTCCATCTCTAATCTAATTCTTATTGTGATATTAGAGCCAATGCCCTCAGTAAGATAAAAGTTATAACAGCAGACTCTGGGGAGAAGATTAGGAATAGAGAATGCCTGAAACTGCACCACAGATCAAAGGCTGTCACTGTGTCTGCACAGGTAAATGTGGGCTACTTCTGCCCAGTGTGAGAACACTGGGCCATAAAAGAGCTCAAGATAATCATTTTGGAATCCAAGATCATGAATATGTTTAACGTCATCATTAAGGTCCCGCTGATTCCCCTTCTCAATTTCTTGGTATGGATACAGTTTCTGTCTACTTCACTAGGCATACAAATTCTCCCAAATGCTTACTTAGTGGGTGGGTAATTATTTCTTGTTAGTAATTTCAGGAATATCATAGTAAATGTCTTGAAGTTTCTTCAAAATGCCTCCCATCTCCCTGGTCTGGCTAACATATCACTTGCTCCTTTCTTTGCTGGCAACTCCTCACTATGTTCCTCTTTCTATTTGGCCTAATACCAAACTAAAACTTCTACTGTAGGAAGCCTGTTAACTAAAACTCTAATTCAGACCACATAGGGGTGTTATTCTGCAAACTGCTCTTTCCTAGCCTCTACATATCTTCCCTGCTTTGAAGTAAACATTATATCACCAATTGCACAGATAGACTTCTCCTGAGGGCTGAGAAATGTCTTTCCCAGACTTGTCCCCTAGCTGAAACTCACATGACTCCAGGACAGCAGAAATGAGAAGGCACAGCAGTTTGGAAGCATCCTCAGAAGACTGAGAGAACATTACTAGTCTCCCACCCTCAACTATCTCAATATTGAGTTGAGAGGTTGTTATAATGATGAAACCTATTTTACAGGACCCCCAGAGATTTCAGTTTTTTCAGGATTGCACTTGATGTATGCCTGGAGCTGTCTAGGGAGTTTCTATGTTCCCTAAGGAAATTGAGCAGCTAAGCTTTGTCCTTTGGTGGACCAGATGATAATGTAGAAGTGAAGGCAGAGGCATTTGTTTAAGAGGCTGGAAAAAAGTATTTGCAGTCTGCTCTCTTGgaacactttatttttgttttggtttggttttaatcCTCCACATCTTAGGCTGGCACTATTTATCTAAGGTCACCTAACATTTTAGAGGCACTGTGGCTTTAGGGACTGCGGGTATCTTATCTGgatccctctctgttttcatataGCCCCATTCCCCAAGGATCCCAGGACATGCTTTCCTTCGTCTTGCCCTCAGGAATTATCTCTGGCCTGTTATGCTATGTTTACTCCTTCCTGGGACTCCACTATTACTGTATATGTCCCTGGACTGGTCATTGTTAAACAACTGCAGAGTGACTGGCTTTGTGAGATGTCCTATCAGTTTGTTTATATTACCTATGTAACATGTAGCAAGCTGGTAATAGAACTCAATTGGAAATTACACTCATAGGTAGAAGATGTGAATTGTCAAAGGCAGTTTTTTACCATATGAGGTAATTATATTGAGCAGACTTACCAAACCTGTATCTCTGGTGTCTTTTGCTGAGAATCTATATTCATTGTGTTTATCTCAGTAAACTGTACTGTCAGAGATTTTCTTTGCATTAAATCCATAACCCAGTTTTTCCTGGGTCTAATTCACTCTTGACCAAGACTTCCATACACAGAGAGTTTATTTGGTATAGTCTCACCACTCATATACATTACTCCATTGTGCATCACAAACCTCTTTCagatcatgaacaaataaatgtcttaaaCTCCTCGTCCCCGAAAACCAGCCCATTTATCATCTAGGACCCCAAATTATGCAAGTCCAAAAACTGTATTTGCAAAATTATCCTCTCTGTCCACAATTTACTGCAAGACTTGGTCTTCTCATCACCTTTTTAAATAGTCTTTTGGTTATTCTCTCTTCTAATCACACCATATTTAAATGGACCTATCCTTACTGTGGGAAATCTCCACAACTGGACCAGATCTAAACTCTGGTtagctacatattattgattCTGAGATTCTCTGAGCCAGCAGTATCTAAACTTCAGGGTGCTTCAAAATTACCTCTAGCTCTTATGAAAATAAG encodes:
- the LOC121476111 gene encoding putative olfactory receptor 52P1, yielding MPRAFVQSPNHTNLDPSVFLLLGIPGLEQFHLWLSLPVCCLGTATIVGNITILVVVATEPALHKPVYLFLCMLSTIDLAASFSTVPKLLAILWCGAGHISASACLAQMFFIHAFCMMESTVLLAMAFDRYVAICHPLRYATILTDTIIARIGVVAMVRGSMLMLPCPFLIGRLSFCQSHVIPHTYCEHMAVVKLACGDTRPNRVYGLTAALLVIGVDLFCIGLSYVFIARAVLRLSSHEARSKALGTCGSHVCVILISYTPALFSFFTHRFGHHVPLHIHILLANVYLLFPPALNPMVYGVKTKEIRERVIRVFHRAQGTGFKVPE